One Comamonas endophytica DNA window includes the following coding sequences:
- the atpA gene encoding F0F1 ATP synthase subunit alpha yields the protein MQLNPAEISELIKSRIEGLAASTDIRNQGTVVSVTDGIVRIHGLSDVMQGEMLEFPATADGQPSYGLALNLERDSVGAVILGEYTHISEGDTVKCTGRILEVPVGPELIGRVVNALGHPVDGKGPINAKMTDVIEKVAPGVIARQSVDQPLQTGVKSIDSMVPVGRGQRELIIGDRQTGKTAVAIDAIINQKGQGVTCIYVAIGQKASSVKNVVRALEQSGAMEYTIVVAATAAESAAMQYVSAYSGCTMGEYFRDRGEDALIVYDDLSKQAVAYRQVSLLLRRPPGREAFPGDVFYLHSRLLERAARVNATYVEEFTKGAVKGKTGSLTALPIIETQAGDVSAFVPTNVISITDGQIFLETSLFNAGIRPAINAGISVSRVGGAAQTKFVKGQSGGIRTDLAQYRELAAFAQFASDLDESTRKQLDRGARVTELLKQAQYSPLSVALMGASLFAVNKGYMDDIEVKQVLPFEAGLHQFLKTSHGALIDKLNATKAMDKESEAELTAAIAAFKKSFA from the coding sequence ATGCAACTCAATCCCGCAGAAATTTCTGAATTGATCAAGAGCCGCATCGAAGGTCTGGCTGCGAGCACCGATATCCGCAACCAGGGCACCGTGGTGTCGGTGACGGACGGTATCGTGCGCATCCATGGCCTGTCGGACGTGATGCAAGGCGAAATGCTGGAATTCCCGGCCACCGCTGACGGTCAACCCTCGTACGGCCTGGCCCTGAACCTCGAGCGCGACTCCGTCGGCGCCGTGATTCTGGGTGAGTACACGCACATCTCCGAAGGCGATACCGTCAAGTGCACGGGCCGCATCCTGGAAGTGCCGGTCGGCCCCGAGCTGATCGGCCGCGTGGTGAACGCGCTGGGCCATCCCGTTGACGGCAAGGGTCCGATCAACGCGAAGATGACCGACGTGATCGAGAAGGTCGCTCCCGGCGTGATCGCACGCCAGTCGGTGGACCAGCCGCTGCAGACCGGCGTGAAGTCGATCGACTCGATGGTTCCCGTGGGCCGCGGCCAGCGCGAACTGATCATTGGCGACCGCCAGACCGGCAAGACCGCCGTGGCCATCGACGCCATCATCAACCAGAAGGGCCAGGGCGTGACGTGTATCTACGTCGCCATCGGCCAGAAGGCTTCGTCGGTCAAGAACGTCGTGCGCGCCCTGGAACAGTCCGGCGCCATGGAATACACCATCGTGGTGGCTGCCACCGCTGCCGAATCGGCCGCGATGCAGTACGTGTCGGCCTACTCGGGCTGCACCATGGGCGAATACTTCCGCGACCGCGGCGAAGACGCGCTGATCGTCTATGACGACCTGTCCAAGCAAGCCGTGGCCTACCGCCAGGTCTCGCTGCTGCTGCGCCGTCCGCCAGGCCGCGAAGCCTTCCCCGGCGACGTATTCTATCTCCACAGCCGCCTGCTCGAGCGCGCTGCCCGCGTGAACGCCACCTACGTGGAAGAGTTCACCAAGGGCGCCGTCAAGGGCAAGACCGGTTCGCTGACCGCGCTGCCGATCATTGAAACCCAGGCGGGTGACGTCTCGGCTTTCGTGCCTACCAACGTGATCTCGATCACCGACGGCCAGATCTTCCTGGAAACCAGCCTGTTCAACGCCGGTATCCGTCCCGCGATCAACGCCGGTATCTCGGTGTCGCGCGTCGGTGGCGCCGCCCAGACCAAGTTCGTCAAGGGCCAGTCCGGCGGTATCCGTACCGACCTGGCACAGTACCGTGAACTGGCTGCGTTCGCGCAGTTCGCTTCCGACCTGGACGAATCCACCCGCAAGCAGCTCGACCGCGGTGCCCGCGTGACCGAACTGCTCAAGCAGGCCCAGTACAGCCCGCTGTCGGTGGCCCTGATGGGTGCTTCGCTGTTCGCGGTGAACAAGGGTTACATGGACGACATCGAAGTCAAGCAGGTTCTGCCCTTCGAAGCCGGTCTGCACCAGTTCCTCAAGACCAGCCACGGCGCATTGATCGACAAGCTCAATGCCACCAAGGCCATGGACAAGGAATCCGAAGCCGAATTGACCGCTGCCATCGCTGCGTTCAAGAAGTCGTTCGCTTAA
- a CDS encoding F0F1 ATP synthase subunit delta, whose product MAELATIARPYAEALFKASTASGADLNGTVGWVEKLAAVAADSQLRQLADNPKVSEEQLFDVFTGVAGSALPDAARNFLRVIIENGRVNALPEVADQFRGLVNQLAGSSDAVVYSAFPIEPAALTELGASLEKRFGRKLHLTVQPDESLIGGIRVVVGDEVLDTSVKARLEQMKAALTA is encoded by the coding sequence ATGGCAGAACTCGCCACCATTGCCCGCCCTTACGCTGAAGCCCTGTTCAAAGCCAGCACCGCCAGCGGTGCGGATTTGAACGGCACAGTCGGCTGGGTGGAGAAATTGGCGGCGGTTGCCGCCGATTCGCAATTGCGCCAACTGGCAGACAACCCCAAGGTCAGCGAAGAACAGCTGTTCGACGTTTTCACGGGTGTTGCCGGTTCGGCACTTCCCGATGCCGCCCGTAATTTCCTGCGCGTCATCATCGAGAACGGCCGCGTGAACGCGCTGCCCGAGGTTGCAGATCAGTTTCGTGGTCTGGTCAACCAGCTCGCGGGCTCGTCGGATGCGGTGGTCTATAGCGCCTTCCCGATCGAACCTGCCGCACTGACGGAGCTTGGCGCTTCGTTGGAAAAGCGTTTTGGCCGCAAGCTGCATCTCACCGTTCAGCCCGATGAGTCGCTGATCGGTGGCATTCGCGTGGTCGTGGGTGACGAAGTGCTCGACACCTCGGTCAAGGCCCGTCTGGAACAAATGAAAGCAGCCCTCACTGCCTAA
- a CDS encoding F0F1 ATP synthase subunit B has translation MSINATLFVQAIVFLILVLFTMKFVWPPIAKALDERAQKIADGLSAADKAKSELTAVNKRVEQELAQTRNETTSRLADADRRAQSIIEEAKARATEEGNKLIAAARAEAEQQAIQAREALREQVAALAVKGAEQILRKEVNAGVHADLLNRLKTEL, from the coding sequence GTGAGTATCAACGCGACCCTGTTCGTTCAGGCCATCGTCTTCCTGATCCTGGTGCTGTTCACGATGAAGTTCGTGTGGCCTCCGATCGCGAAGGCGCTGGATGAGCGAGCCCAGAAAATCGCCGATGGCCTCTCTGCTGCCGACAAGGCCAAATCCGAACTGACCGCCGTCAACAAGCGCGTCGAGCAGGAACTGGCCCAGACGCGCAATGAAACGACATCGCGGCTTGCGGACGCCGACCGCCGCGCCCAGTCCATCATCGAAGAGGCCAAGGCCCGTGCGACTGAAGAAGGCAACAAGCTGATTGCAGCCGCCCGTGCAGAAGCCGAGCAGCAAGCAATTCAAGCCCGTGAGGCCCTGCGCGAGCAGGTGGCCGCACTGGCCGTCAAGGGTGCCGAGCAGATTCTCCGCAAGGAAGTCAACGCCGGCGTCCACGCCGATCTGCTGAACCGCCTCAAGACTGAGCTGTAA
- the atpE gene encoding F0F1 ATP synthase subunit C, giving the protein MENILGLVALACGLIVGLGAIGASIGIALMGGKYLEASARQPELINELQTKMFILAGLIDAAFLIGVAIALLFAFANPFALV; this is encoded by the coding sequence ATGGAAAACATTCTCGGTCTCGTCGCTCTGGCTTGTGGTCTGATTGTTGGTCTGGGCGCTATCGGCGCTTCTATCGGTATCGCTCTGATGGGCGGCAAGTACCTCGAAGCTTCGGCTCGCCAGCCTGAACTGATCAACGAACTCCAAACCAAGATGTTCATCTTGGCCGGTCTGATCGACGCTGCTTTCCTGATCGGCGTGGCCATCGCTCTGCTGTTCGCTTTCGCCAACCCGTTCGCCCTGGTCTAA
- the atpB gene encoding F0F1 ATP synthase subunit A: MAADAHAPTASEYIVHHLQHLQNIKQTSIVDFSVVNYDSVIIGLIVGGLALFALWLAARKATAGVPGRFQAAVEMLVEMVDNQAKANIHNAESRKFIAPLALTVFVWIFVMNAMDLLPVDLLPLLWQGATGDSHAYLRVVPTADLSTTLGLSSAVLLLCFWYSVKIKGAGGWAHELVTAPFGTSKNPVFALILGVVNLLMQIIEYVAKTVSHGMRLFGNMYAGELVFMLIALMGGAAAMSLSGVLLPVGHIIAGSIWAIFHILIITLQAFIFMMLTLIYLGQAHEAH, translated from the coding sequence ATGGCCGCAGACGCGCACGCACCAACTGCAAGTGAATACATCGTTCACCACTTGCAGCATCTCCAGAACATCAAGCAGACGAGCATCGTCGATTTCTCGGTGGTCAACTATGACTCCGTGATCATCGGCCTGATCGTCGGTGGTCTGGCCCTTTTTGCCCTCTGGCTGGCAGCCCGCAAGGCGACTGCCGGCGTTCCCGGACGCTTCCAGGCGGCCGTGGAGATGCTGGTGGAAATGGTCGACAACCAGGCCAAGGCCAACATCCACAATGCCGAAAGCCGCAAGTTCATTGCGCCGCTGGCACTGACGGTGTTCGTCTGGATCTTCGTGATGAATGCGATGGACCTGCTGCCCGTCGACCTGCTGCCGCTGCTGTGGCAAGGCGCGACCGGCGACAGCCACGCCTATCTGCGCGTCGTGCCTACCGCCGACCTCTCGACCACTCTGGGCCTGTCGTCCGCCGTGCTGCTGCTGTGCTTCTGGTACAGCGTCAAGATCAAGGGCGCCGGCGGCTGGGCCCATGAACTGGTGACCGCACCTTTCGGCACCAGCAAGAATCCTGTCTTCGCCCTGATCCTGGGCGTCGTGAATCTGCTGATGCAGATCATCGAATACGTTGCCAAGACCGTCTCGCATGGCATGCGACTGTTTGGCAACATGTACGCTGGTGAGTTGGTATTCATGCTGATTGCCCTGATGGGTGGTGCGGCTGCCATGTCTCTCTCTGGTGTGTTGCTCCCTGTGGGGCACATCATTGCAGGTTCTATCTGGGCGATCTTCCACATTCTGATCATCACCCTGCAGGCCTTCATTTTCATGATGCTGACGCTGATTTACCTCGGCCAGGCACATGAAGCCCACTGA
- a CDS encoding ATP synthase subunit I, which yields MSEKYAPGTEAEAEDSDFNPLTAEEAQQWRQRNPPVSPWRVVAGQVLVGALVALLAWLVSGRPTVGWSAAYGALAVVLPAALFARGMARQQAASNASAAMVGFFGWELAKLVLCIAMLAMAPRLVAGLSWLALLAGMVVTMKTYWIALLLRRSGVRKTD from the coding sequence ATGTCAGAAAAATATGCACCCGGGACTGAAGCTGAGGCTGAAGACTCCGACTTCAACCCCCTGACTGCCGAAGAGGCGCAGCAGTGGCGCCAGCGCAATCCGCCGGTGTCGCCATGGCGTGTGGTGGCAGGGCAAGTGCTGGTGGGCGCGCTGGTGGCGCTGCTGGCCTGGCTGGTGAGCGGCAGGCCCACGGTGGGCTGGTCGGCTGCCTATGGTGCGCTCGCGGTGGTGCTTCCCGCCGCCCTGTTTGCGCGCGGCATGGCCCGCCAGCAGGCGGCGTCCAATGCGAGCGCGGCGATGGTGGGGTTCTTCGGCTGGGAATTGGCCAAGCTGGTGCTGTGCATTGCCATGTTGGCGATGGCGCCCAGGCTGGTGGCAGGTTTGAGCTGGTTGGCTTTGCTGGCCGGCATGGTGGTAACGATGAAAACGTACTGGATTGCGCTGCTGCTGCGACGCTCCGGTGTCCGAAAAACCGATTGA
- a CDS encoding YbeD family protein: protein MSSSTPLSPSASIIGAGDDAVARKDSLIEYPSLFPIKVMGLKHDNLVSAITAIAHHFDPAFDASTIELRPSSTGKYLGVTITVTATSREQLDDLYRALTSDPHVKVVL from the coding sequence ATGAGCTCGTCAACTCCCCTTTCCCCCTCCGCCAGCATCATTGGCGCCGGCGATGACGCCGTGGCACGCAAGGACTCGCTGATCGAGTATCCCTCGCTGTTCCCGATCAAGGTCATGGGCCTGAAGCACGACAACCTGGTGTCGGCCATCACTGCCATTGCACACCACTTCGATCCGGCCTTCGATGCCAGCACCATCGAGCTGCGCCCCAGCAGCACCGGCAAGTACCTGGGCGTGACCATCACCGTCACGGCAACCAGCCGCGAGCAGCTCGACGACCTGTATCGCGCGCTGACCTCCGATCCCCACGTCAAGGTGGTGCTCTGA
- the lipB gene encoding lipoyl(octanoyl) transferase LipB, with protein MDTRLLGRTDYRATVQAMQDFTQQRGPDTPDALWICEHAPHFTQGLAGKADHVLVPGDIPVVATNRGGQVTFHGPGQVVAYPLLDLQRRGYFVKEYVHRLEEAVIRTLAHFGVTGHRVAGAPGIYVRLGDPSSHAMLEQRPQLRLPGSAAPTPDFHGLGKIAALGIKVSRHCTYHGLALNVAMDLEPYSRINPCGYAGLPSVDLSTIGVQTTWDEAAHVLGRQLEIRLAP; from the coding sequence ATGGATACGCGCCTGCTCGGCCGCACCGACTACCGGGCCACGGTACAGGCCATGCAGGATTTCACGCAGCAGCGCGGGCCGGACACTCCCGATGCGCTATGGATCTGCGAGCACGCACCGCATTTCACCCAGGGGCTGGCTGGAAAGGCCGACCATGTGCTGGTGCCCGGCGACATCCCGGTGGTGGCCACCAACCGCGGCGGCCAGGTGACCTTCCATGGCCCGGGCCAGGTCGTCGCCTATCCACTGCTGGACCTGCAGCGCCGCGGCTACTTCGTCAAGGAATATGTCCACCGCCTGGAAGAAGCCGTGATCCGCACGCTGGCGCATTTCGGCGTCACGGGCCACCGCGTCGCGGGCGCGCCCGGCATCTACGTGCGCCTGGGCGATCCTTCCAGCCACGCGATGCTCGAACAGCGCCCGCAGCTGCGGCTGCCGGGCAGCGCCGCGCCCACGCCCGACTTCCACGGCCTGGGCAAGATTGCCGCTTTGGGCATCAAGGTCAGCCGCCACTGCACCTACCACGGTCTGGCGCTGAACGTGGCCATGGACCTGGAACCCTACTCGCGCATCAATCCTTGTGGCTATGCCGGCCTGCCGAGCGTGGATCTTTCTACAATCGGAGTCCAGACAACCTGGGACGAGGCTGCGCATGTGCTTGGCCGACAGCTGGAAATCCGGCTCGCCCCCTGA
- the lipA gene encoding lipoyl synthase, whose translation MSTIDVVREAQSAATYNPLAKQKAAAKLSRIPIKVEQGEVLKKPEWIRVKAGSPTTRFYEIKDILRENKLHTVCEEASCPNIGECFGKGTATFMIMGDKCTRRCPFCDVGHGRPDPLDADEPLNLAKTIAQLRLKYVVITSVDRDDLRDGGSGHFVECIRNIRELSPTTQIEILVPDFRGRDDRALEILKAAPPDVMNHNLETAPRLYKEARPGSDYQFSLNLLKKFKALHPNVPTKSGIMVGLGETDEEILQVMRDMRAHDIDMLTIGQYLAPSNSHLPVKRYVHPDTFKMFEEEAYKMGFSHAAVGAMVRSSYHADQQAHGVLSSS comes from the coding sequence ATGAGCACCATAGACGTCGTACGCGAAGCGCAGTCCGCAGCCACCTACAACCCGCTGGCCAAGCAGAAGGCCGCGGCCAAGCTGTCGCGCATTCCCATCAAGGTCGAACAGGGCGAGGTGCTCAAGAAGCCCGAGTGGATCCGCGTCAAGGCCGGCTCTCCGACCACGCGCTTCTACGAGATCAAGGACATCCTGCGCGAGAACAAGCTGCATACCGTCTGCGAGGAAGCGAGTTGCCCGAACATCGGCGAGTGCTTCGGCAAGGGCACGGCGACCTTCATGATCATGGGCGACAAGTGCACGCGCCGCTGCCCGTTCTGCGACGTCGGCCACGGCCGCCCCGATCCGCTCGATGCAGATGAGCCGCTGAACCTGGCCAAGACCATCGCCCAGCTGCGCCTGAAGTACGTGGTGATCACCAGCGTCGACCGCGACGACCTGCGCGACGGCGGCAGCGGCCATTTCGTCGAGTGCATCAGGAATATCCGCGAACTGTCGCCCACCACGCAGATCGAGATCCTCGTGCCCGATTTCCGCGGCCGCGACGACCGCGCGCTCGAGATCCTCAAGGCCGCACCGCCCGACGTCATGAACCACAACCTCGAGACCGCGCCGCGCCTGTACAAGGAAGCGCGCCCGGGCTCCGACTACCAGTTCAGCCTGAACCTGCTGAAGAAGTTCAAGGCGCTGCACCCGAACGTGCCGACCAAGAGCGGCATCATGGTCGGGCTGGGCGAGACCGACGAGGAAATCCTGCAGGTCATGCGCGACATGCGCGCGCACGACATCGACATGCTGACCATCGGCCAATACCTGGCGCCCTCGAACAGCCACCTGCCGGTGAAGCGCTACGTGCACCCCGACACCTTCAAGATGTTCGAGGAAGAAGCCTACAAGATGGGCTTCAGCCATGCGGCCGTGGGCGCCATGGTGCGTTCGAGCTACCATGCCGATCAGCAGGCACACGGGGTATTAAGCAGCTCCTGA
- the ptsP gene encoding phosphoenolpyruvate--protein phosphotransferase yields MTFAIHGLAVSRGIAIGRAVLVSSSRIEVQHYFIAATEVQAEIARARMARHAVIEELQRLQTEMPHDAPAELDALLDVHLMLLQDESLVHGVEQWIRERLYNAEWALTTQLEAISRQFDEMEDEYLRERKADLEQVVDRILRHLKGVAGPVPAVHSGTTPEWPLILVAQDLAPADMLHFKTSVFAGFVTAVGGRTSHTAIVARSMDIPAVVGARAAGQLVRPDDWLIIDGNAGVVIVDPSPAILAEYEDRQREHALEREGLELLRHTPAVTMDGQSIELLANIEQPGDGPAALGAGAQGVGLFRSEFLFMGRDGPMPGEEEQYLAYRQAVEGMQGRPVTIRTIDVGADKPLDRAQAREYSLNPALGLRAIRWSLADPGMFRTQLRAVLRAAVHGPVSLLFPMLAHQREIEQTLAQVELARAELDARGMAWGAVQLGAMIEIPAAALMVRMFLRYFDFLSIGTNDLIQYTLAIDRADEAVAHLYDPLHPAVLRLVAEVIAEGQRQGKNICVCGEVAGDVGMTRLLLGLGLRSFSMHPAQILTVKQEILRADAGRLGAWARQVVLADDPAALLAAGP; encoded by the coding sequence ATGACGTTTGCAATTCACGGCCTGGCGGTTTCCCGCGGCATCGCCATCGGGCGGGCGGTGCTCGTGAGCTCGAGCCGCATCGAAGTGCAGCACTATTTCATTGCTGCCACCGAAGTGCAGGCGGAAATCGCGCGGGCGCGCATGGCGCGCCATGCGGTCATCGAGGAGCTGCAGCGGCTGCAGACCGAGATGCCGCATGACGCACCGGCCGAGCTGGATGCGCTGCTGGACGTGCACCTGATGCTGCTGCAGGACGAATCGCTGGTCCATGGCGTGGAACAGTGGATCCGCGAGCGCCTGTACAACGCGGAGTGGGCACTGACCACGCAGCTCGAGGCGATATCGCGCCAGTTCGACGAGATGGAGGACGAATACCTGCGCGAACGCAAGGCCGATCTCGAACAGGTGGTGGACCGCATCCTGCGGCATCTCAAGGGCGTGGCCGGCCCGGTGCCTGCGGTGCATTCCGGCACCACGCCGGAATGGCCGCTGATCCTCGTGGCGCAGGATCTGGCACCGGCCGACATGCTGCATTTCAAGACCAGCGTGTTTGCCGGCTTCGTGACGGCGGTGGGCGGCAGGACCTCGCATACGGCGATCGTCGCACGCAGCATGGACATTCCTGCCGTCGTCGGCGCGCGTGCCGCGGGCCAGCTGGTACGGCCCGACGACTGGTTGATCATCGATGGCAATGCCGGCGTGGTGATCGTCGATCCTTCCCCGGCGATTCTGGCCGAATATGAAGACCGCCAGCGCGAGCATGCGCTCGAGCGCGAGGGCCTGGAATTGCTGCGGCATACGCCGGCGGTGACCATGGACGGGCAGTCGATCGAGCTGCTCGCGAATATCGAGCAGCCCGGCGACGGTCCGGCCGCGCTGGGCGCGGGCGCACAGGGCGTGGGGCTGTTTCGCAGCGAGTTCCTGTTCATGGGGCGCGACGGTCCCATGCCCGGCGAGGAAGAGCAGTACCTGGCCTACAGGCAGGCCGTCGAGGGAATGCAGGGCCGGCCCGTGACCATCCGCACCATCGACGTGGGCGCGGACAAGCCGCTGGACCGGGCGCAGGCCCGGGAATACTCGCTCAACCCGGCGCTGGGGCTGCGGGCGATCCGCTGGAGCCTGGCCGATCCCGGCATGTTCCGCACCCAGCTGCGCGCCGTGCTGCGCGCGGCCGTGCACGGGCCCGTGAGCCTGCTGTTCCCTATGCTCGCGCACCAGCGCGAAATCGAGCAGACCCTGGCCCAGGTGGAGCTGGCGCGCGCCGAGCTCGACGCGCGCGGCATGGCCTGGGGCGCGGTGCAACTGGGGGCGATGATCGAGATTCCGGCAGCGGCGCTGATGGTGCGCATGTTCCTGCGCTACTTCGACTTCTTGTCGATAGGCACCAATGACCTGATCCAGTACACGCTGGCCATCGACCGTGCCGACGAGGCCGTGGCGCACCTGTACGACCCGCTGCACCCGGCCGTGCTGCGCCTGGTGGCCGAGGTCATTGCCGAAGGGCAGCGCCAGGGCAAGAACATCTGCGTCTGCGGCGAGGTGGCGGGCGACGTCGGCATGACGCGCCTGCTGCTGGGCCTGGGCCTGCGCAGCTTCTCCATGCACCCGGCGCAGATTCTCACCGTGAAGCAGGAGATACTGCGCGCCGACGCGGGCCGGCTCGGCGCCTGGGCGCGGCAGGTGGTGCTGGCCGATGACCCCGCAGCGTTGCTGGCCGCGGGACCCTGA
- a CDS encoding HPr family phosphocarrier protein — protein MIKTTITISNKLGLHARASAKLTKLAGSYPCEVWMTKGERRINAKSIMGVMMLAAGIGSQVELETNGEQEQEAMDALLALIDDKFGEGQ, from the coding sequence ATGATCAAGACCACCATCACCATCAGCAACAAGCTGGGGCTGCACGCGCGCGCCTCGGCCAAGCTCACCAAGCTCGCGGGCAGCTATCCCTGCGAGGTGTGGATGACCAAGGGGGAGCGGCGCATCAATGCCAAGAGCATCATGGGAGTGATGATGCTGGCAGCGGGCATCGGTTCGCAGGTGGAGCTTGAGACCAACGGCGAGCAGGAGCAGGAAGCAATGGATGCGCTGCTGGCATTGATCGACGACAAGTTTGGCGAAGGGCAGTGA